From the Leishmania donovani BPK282A1 complete genome, chromosome 30 genome, one window contains:
- a CDS encoding homoserine kinase, putative translates to MSDEAATPLPKKVSLRVPATTANIGPAYDTLGMALSIFMELTVELAETFSMTVTGEGQEYISTGEDNMVVQTCRIAFEEYAHKSMPPLKFTMHNNIPYKCGCGSSSAAAVAGFVAGMTLSGLTMETHNNESLLSAISKIEGHSDNAASAIYGGIQLVYKKDDDRAMTYHVPTPPNLSIVLFVPHKLMKASTHVTRDLVPTTVSLRDAVRNISGTAILTLALSTGDLRMLTDASDCLHEQQRSRKLYPHYSACAKAAREAGAVYAFLSGAGPSVCAMVPGRHGDLLTQPMEERKAEVVAEAMVKAAEAVGVQGRVIITMPSDFGVHLSGTTCIRPNIQYTSI, encoded by the coding sequence ATGTCTGATGAAGCTGCTACGCCGCTACCCAAGAAAGTCAGCCTTCGCGttccggcgacgacggcaaaCATCGGCCCCGCCTACGACACCCTCGGCATGGCGCTCTCCATCTTCATGGAGCTGACGGTAGAGTTGGCGGAAACCTTCTCCATGACCGTGACCGGCGAGGGCCAAGAGTACATCAGCACCGGCGAGGACAATATGGTGGTGCAGACCTGTCGAATCGCGTTCGAGGAGTACGCGCACAAGAGCATGCCACCACTAAAGTTCACCATGCACAACAACATACCGTACaagtgcggctgcggctcgtcctcggcggcggcggtggcggggtTCGTGGCGGGCATGACGCTCTCCGGCCTTACAATGGAGACGCATAACAACGAGTCGCTGCTCTCCGCCATCTCGAAGATCGAGGGTCACTCCGACAACGCTGCCTCGGCTATCTACGGAGGCATCCAGCTCGTCTACAAGAAGGACGATGACAGGGCCATGACCTACCACGTGCCCACCCCGCCGAACCTTTCCATCGTGCTATTCGTGCCGCATAAGCTCATGAAGGCCAGCACCCACGTCACCCGTGACTTAGTACCGACGACAGTGTCGCTCCGCGATGCCGTTCGCAATATCTCCGGCACAGCAATTTTGACTCTGGCCCTCTCGACCGGCGACCTGCGGATGCTCACGGACGCAAGCGACTGCCTTCACGAGCAGCAACGCTCTCGCAAGCTGTATCCGCACtacagcgcgtgcgcgaagGCCGCGCGCGAGGCCGGTGCCGTGTACGCTTTTCTGTCCGGCGCGGGCCcgagcgtgtgcgccatGGTTCCTGGTCGCCACGGTGATCTTCTCACCCAGCCGATGGAAGAACGCAAGGCCGAGGTAGTGGCGGAGGCAatggtgaaggcggcggaggccgtTGGCGTGCAGGGGCGGGTGATCATCACGATGCCGTCTGACTTCGGTGTGCACCTCTCTGGCACTACCTGCATCCGTCCGAACATTCAGTACACCAGCATCTGA
- a CDS encoding kinesin, putative has product MSSAGEVSVAAGSAVEGEDSRLRVGDALDEVDDGSAAAASPTSTTSAATKAKKKSAKTPTNRRTSGSGIDVCDNDDGQALSRCLVYCRLRPTIKKDYKEGGHALVTLEDKRVVVKDERHYDFDGSFGPLAEQSEVFESVAIPCIDHAFNGFCSALMCYGQTGTGKSYTMCNTDPHHLGIIPRAAKYIFEKIQANEASDPTRTYVVTGQFVQIYRDNLGDLMVHEGKDRVEIHYDEENGVSLTGCTSHALASSKDFMRFYNEGNARRVIGSTAMNAESSRGHTAMIVYVTSEDMEDISKGKLRGKITFIDLAGYERFSKTGITNADPIRKDEAKTINASLLALGHVVSSLSAGTKHVPWRNAKLTRILQDSIGGRSRTSIILTVGPSSEHLYETTNTLQFGLRAMAVKVEAKMSVTVDYVKLSKKLMGLLSERDERISSLEVQIANRDAERQELLERYQRDRGDLEQRFAAELQQLTASGASEQQIRNLKEVYQVEIENLQDQQQEEIGYHDEIHSKEITQFIKEQKHQEAKSLMEMKLAQERLVEEFQRKLDNARGGTNEDLVRALQQLAEKDAILASRANDTARLHATIDALTTQVRSFGGTVQADVDFPETFLDVSQVEEMRARLQGEVERNYNKVVDLSTQLDRASMLARDRMEEVSKLQQEAERLHEKLVQAGVEISESNEELQELREKRAELVDPEELESLRLLMQTDIDELRSQRDELQAELRRVNEARVRESMARRRNVLDSPETLKRILAEDVGEGTEDLGGNASREQGRGDSGNAADGVHKMGPKAKAMQRAYKKMIQKLNRQLSDSSRDRAALVQRIQQLERTLTLYGIPVQATPGCATEYKEAEASHGGNTRGGPARPDASASDRESSSAESHTEESLLTAGSADAALVLLFKEQEIEVRDGLIAQLERQLSKAVSAYENDQKYIQELKTLLRDAGETPPETSSSGSQPVEGVPLEEYSTLLRQLRSHNRKLLVELLVLQSRQKAEATESPTTERLLFEEQLEERDTELEMKDEMLLEKNAMLQYMATLSARLINQMEALGLEPCCHLPERYQDLVKAEKDQLDIQAAKQRELEAQLQREQDEKKKMKRLLEAINAEREQGAAVLRQTELRNKELRERENSAMTALQELTERTIQKEMMSDEALRRTTHELMELQARYANQQHRRSSNLFERLLRSIIE; this is encoded by the coding sequence ATGAGCTCCGCTGGTGAGGTGAGCGTAGCCGCCGGATCGGCGGTGGAAGGCGAAGATTCACGTCTTCGCGTCGGCGATGCGTTAGACGAAGTCGACGACggctcagcagcggccgcctcgccaaCTTCGACAACATCGGCTGCcacgaaggcgaagaagaagtCGGCCAAGACGCCGACTAAcaggcgcaccagcggcagcggcatcgatgtttgcgacaacgacgacggccaGGCCCTCTCTCGGTGCCTTGTGTACTGTCGACTGCGCCCCACCATCAAGAAAGATTACAAGGAAGGCGGCCACGCGCTCGTCACTCTGGAGGACaagcgcgtcgtcgtcaAAGATGAGCGCCACTACGACTTTGACGGCAGCTTCGGCCCGCTCGCCGAGCAGTCGGAAGTGTTCGAATCCGTCGCGATCCCGTGCATTGACCATGCTTTCAACGGCTTCTGCTCCGCGCTGATGTGTTACGGCCAGACCGGCACTGGGAAGTCCTACACCATGTGCAACACCGACCCCCATCACCTCGGCATCATCCCCCGTGCGGCGAAGTACATCTTCGAGAAGATCCAAGCCAACGAGGCGAGCGACCCGACGCGAACGTACGTGGTGACGGGCCAATTCGTGCAGATCTACCGCGATAATCTTGGTGACTTGATGGTGCATGAGGGCAAGGATCGGGTGGAGATCCACTACGACGAGGAGAACGGGGTGTCGCTGACAGGGTGCACCTCCCACGCCTTGGCGAGCTCCAAGGACTTCATGCGCTTCTACAACGAGGGAAATGCGCGCCGCGTCATCGGGTCAACCGCCATGAACGCGGAGTCGAGCCGCGGGCACACCGCCATGATCGTCTACGTCACGTCTGAGGACATGGAGGACATCAGCAAAGGTAAACTGCGCGGCAAGATCACGTTCATCGATCTGGCCGGCTACGAGCGCTTTAGCAAGACTGGCATCACCAACGCCGACCCGATCCGCAAGGATGAGGCCAAGACGATCAACGCATCTCTCCTGGCTCTCGGCCACGTCGTCAGCTCCCTCTCAGCCGGCACGAAGCACGTTCCGTGGCGCAATGCGAAGCTGACACGCATCCTGCAGGACTCGATCGGCGGGCGTAGCCGCACCTCGATCATCCTCACCGTTGGCCCCAGTAGCGAGCACCTGTACGAAACAACCAACACGCTTCAGTTTGGTCTGCGTGCCATGGCCGTCAAGGTGGAAGCGAAGATGTCTGTTACGGTGGACTACGTGAAGCTGTCGAAGAAGCTCATGGGTCTGCTGAGTGAGCGGGATGAGCGAATCAGCTCGTTGGAGGTGCAGATCGCCAACCGCGACGCGGAGCGGCAGGAGCTGCTTGAGCGCTATCAGCGCGATCGCGGCGACCTTGAGCAGCGCTTcgccgcggagctgcagcagctgaccGCGTCCGGGGCGAGCGAGCAGCAGATCCGCAACCTCAAGGAGGTCTACCAGGTGGAGATCGAAAACCTGCAGGACCAGCAGCAAGAGGAGATCGGGTACCATGATGAGATCCACTCGAAGGAGATCACGCAGTTCATCAAGGAGCAAAAGCACCAAGAGGCGAAGAGCCTGATGGAGATGAAGCTGGCGCAAGAGCGCTTGGTCGAGGAGTTCCAGCGGAAGCTCGACAACGCCCGCGGCGGGACGAACGAGGatctcgtgcgcgcgctaCAGCAACTCGCGGAGAAGGACGCCATTCTCGCCTCGCGTGCCAACGACACGGCCCGCCTACATGCCACCATCGACGCGCTCACAACGCAGGTGCGGTCATTCGGTGGCACGGTGCAAGCGGACGTCGACTTTCCGGAGACTTTTCTTGATGTCTcgcaggtggaggagatgcgggcCCGCCTGCAGGGTGAGGTGGAGCGCAACTACAACAAGGTAGTCGACCTGTCCACCCAGCTGGATCGCGCCTCGATGCTGGCGCGCGATCGAATGGAGGAGGTGtcgaagctgcagcaggaggcaGAGCGGCTGCACGAGAAGCTTGTCCAGGCCGGTGTGGAGATCAGCGAGTCCaacgaggagctgcaggagcttcGTGAGAAGCGGGCTGAGCTGGTTGACCCCGAAGAGCTTGAGAGCCTTCGCTTGCTCATGCAGACGGATATCGACGAGCTGCGCAGTCAGAGAGACGAACTGCAGGCAGAGTTAAGACGTGTGAacgaggcgcgcgtgcgcgagtcCATGGCACGACGTCGCAACGTGCTGGACAGCCCCGAGACCCTGAAGCGCATCCTTGCGGAGGACGTGGGGGAAGGTACGGAGGACCTGGGCGGCAACGCCTCACGTGAGCAGGGGCGTGGTGACTCCGGCAACGCTGCTGACGGTGTGCACAAGATGGGGCCAAAGGCAAAGGCGATGCAGAGGGCGTACAAGAAAATGATTCAAAAGCTGAACCGCCAGCTGTCGGATAGCAGCCGTGACAGGGCTGCACTCGTGCAACGCATTCAGCAGCTCGAGCGCACGCTCACGCTCTACGGCATCCCCGTACAGGCGACACCCGGGTGCGCCACGGAGTATAAGGAGGCCGAGGCTAGTCACGGTGGCAACACCAGGGGCGGGCCTGCTCGCCCAGACGCCTCCGCGTCGGACCGGGAGAGCTCCAGCGCTGAGAGTCACACGGAGGAGTCGCTGCTGACTGCTGgcagcgcagacgccgcgctcgtgctgcttTTCAAGGAGCAGGAGATTGAGGTGCGGGATGGCCTGATCGCTCAGCTTGAGAGGCAGCTGTCAAAAGCGGTGTCGGCATACGAAAATGATCAAAAATATATTCAGGAGCTGAAGACACTGCTACGCGATGCCGGCGAGACACCGCCAGAGACGTCGTCGAGCGGCTCGCAgccggtggagggggtgccgctggaggagtACAGCACGCTGCTACGGCAGCTCCGTTCCCATAACCGCAAGCTTCTCGTGGAGCTACTTGTGCTGCAGTCGCGCCAGAAGGCGGAGGCAACGGAGTCACCCACGACCGAGCGGTTGCTCTTCGAGGAACAGCTGGAGGAACGAGACACGGAGCTGGAGATGAAGGATGAAATGCTGCTTGAGAAGAACGCGATGCTGCAGTACATGGCGACGCTGAGTGCGCGGCTCATCAATCAAATGGAGGCGCTGGGGCTCGAGCCGTGCTGTCATCTGCCGGAGCGCTATCAAGACCTCGTCAAGGCGGAAAAGGACCAGCTTGACATCCAGGCAGCAAAGCAGcgcgagctggaggcgcagctgcagcgggaACAGGACGAGAAGAAGAAGATGAAACGGCTGCTCGAGGCGATCAATGCCGAGCGTGAACAgggcgctgccgtccttcGGCagacggagctgcgcaacaAGGAActgcgcgagcgcgagaACAGCGCGATGACGGCACTGCAGGAGCTCACAGAGCGAACGATACAGAAGGAAATGATGAgcgacgaggcgctgcggcgcaccacgCATGAGCTCATGGAACTGCAGGCGCGTTACGCTaatcagcagcaccgccgcagctccaACCTCTTCGAGCGGCTTCTCCGCAGCATCATTGAATAG